A genomic window from Plodia interpunctella isolate USDA-ARS_2022_Savannah chromosome 29, ilPloInte3.2, whole genome shotgun sequence includes:
- the LOC128682071 gene encoding uncharacterized protein LOC128682071 isoform X1, with amino-acid sequence MLLLIIILQFVETFSVAPRAIQVEMETSFLIRPSDLIKQDSVINSLRNLFFGLEKHFRTEPKLAQSGASQPEFAQSELSQSEASQPEFVQSGPAQSELSRSGASQPDFFQSEIAEPEFVQSELAEPEFRAQKSGELTRFLEYVGEKLIKRDDAYLRQLIDALRLAVHDFYDRSNMTSYFKTKSDEFKLTNLVDSWGELSINDMKSHIKLALGHDNAKARRIVRYFDKFYNETDAEPLQDIAAHITGEVTNTTADIDRIVRGALNFIVFKRLRSLSDDERESLFKAIHTIINGKYYIVRSNKNFEIPSYEPANEKLQKTKMILENSYQSKHGLDDKMPGPNYRAQERSEEEIKTIENVPSHFNQKYLLTVEAKDGGIKISIPHKNDEKQKFNSDPIFLNRNKFHKRRSKNRAYNHIELRRRSATNESSVELLKREGDLLLKQVESEFNKIYNNSQVKASIQ; translated from the exons ATGCTCCTACTTATAATCATTTTACAATTCGTAG AAACTTTCTCCGTGGCCCCTAGGGCTATACAAGTGGAAATGGAAACCTCATTCTTAATTCGTCCCAGCGATTTGATCAAGCAAGACTCAGTGATAAACAGTTTAAGAAATTTATTCTTTGGCTTGGAAAAGCATTTCAGAACTGAACCAAAATTAGCTCAATCAGGAGCATCTCAACCCGAATTTGCTCAATCGGAATTATCGCAATCAGAAGCATCTCAACCAGAATTTGTTCAATCAGGACCAGCTCAATCGGAATTATCTCGATCAGGTGCATCTCAACCTGACTTTTTTCAATCAGAAATAGCTGAACCAGAATTTGTTCAATCTGAATTAGCGGAACCAGAATTCAGAGCCCAAAAATCAGGCGAACTCACAAGATTCTTAGAATACGTCGGagaaaaattgataaaacgaGACGATGCGTATTTGAGACAGTTAATAGACGCCCTGAGATTGGCCGTTCATGACTTCTATGACCGATCAAACATGACATCGTATTTTAAGACTAAATCCGACGAATTTAAGCTAACGAATCTAGTTGATAGTTGGGGTGAATTGTCTATAAATGATATGAAATCGCACATAAAGCTGGCTCTTGGTCATGACAATGCAAAAGCGCGTAGAATAGTCCgttattttgacaaattttataacgaaaCAGACGCGGAACCTCTACAAGATATAGCTGCACACATTACAGGCGAAGTCACAAACACTACTGCAGATATCGATAGAATTGTTAGAGGGGCATTAAActtcattgtttttaaaaggTTGAGAAGTTTAAGTGATGACGAAAGAGAGAGTTTATTTAAAGCTATTCATACAATTATTAACGGTAAATACTATATCGTACGATCTAACAAGAACTTCGAAATACCGTCATATGAACCTGCCAACGAGAAGTTGCAAAAAACCAAAATGATATTGGAAAATAGCTATCAATCTAAACATGGGTTAGATGATAAAATGCCAGGTCCGAATTATCGTGCTCAGGAAAGAAGCGAGGAAGAAAtcaaaacaatagaaaatgtACCGAGTCActtcaatcaaaaatatttgttgacaGTTGAAGCCAAAGATGGCggcataaaaatatcaataccgcataaaaatgatgaaaaacaaaaatttaactcGGACCCAATTTTCCTTAATCGcaataaatttcacaaaagACGCTCAAAGAATCGTGCTTATAATCATATTGAATTAAGACGAAGGTCAGCAACAAATGAAAGCAGCGTAGAACTGTTGAAGAGAGAGGGAGACCTGTTGCTCAAACAAGTTGAGAGTGAATTTAATAAGATCTACAATAATTCTCAAGTCAAAGCTTCCATTCAATGA
- the LOC128682071 gene encoding uncharacterized protein LOC128682071 isoform X2 translates to MLLLIIILQFVETFSVAPRAIQVEMETSFLIRPSDLIKQDSVINSLRNLFFGLEKHFRTEPKLAQSGASQPEFVQSGPAQSELSRSGASQPDFFQSEIAEPEFVQSELAEPEFRAQKSGELTRFLEYVGEKLIKRDDAYLRQLIDALRLAVHDFYDRSNMTSYFKTKSDEFKLTNLVDSWGELSINDMKSHIKLALGHDNAKARRIVRYFDKFYNETDAEPLQDIAAHITGEVTNTTADIDRIVRGALNFIVFKRLRSLSDDERESLFKAIHTIINGKYYIVRSNKNFEIPSYEPANEKLQKTKMILENSYQSKHGLDDKMPGPNYRAQERSEEEIKTIENVPSHFNQKYLLTVEAKDGGIKISIPHKNDEKQKFNSDPIFLNRNKFHKRRSKNRAYNHIELRRRSATNESSVELLKREGDLLLKQVESEFNKIYNNSQVKASIQ, encoded by the exons ATGCTCCTACTTATAATCATTTTACAATTCGTAG AAACTTTCTCCGTGGCCCCTAGGGCTATACAAGTGGAAATGGAAACCTCATTCTTAATTCGTCCCAGCGATTTGATCAAGCAAGACTCAGTGATAAACAGTTTAAGAAATTTATTCTTTGGCTTGGAAAAGCATTTCAGAACTGAACCAAAATTAGCTCAATCAGG AGCATCTCAACCAGAATTTGTTCAATCAGGACCAGCTCAATCGGAATTATCTCGATCAGGTGCATCTCAACCTGACTTTTTTCAATCAGAAATAGCTGAACCAGAATTTGTTCAATCTGAATTAGCGGAACCAGAATTCAGAGCCCAAAAATCAGGCGAACTCACAAGATTCTTAGAATACGTCGGagaaaaattgataaaacgaGACGATGCGTATTTGAGACAGTTAATAGACGCCCTGAGATTGGCCGTTCATGACTTCTATGACCGATCAAACATGACATCGTATTTTAAGACTAAATCCGACGAATTTAAGCTAACGAATCTAGTTGATAGTTGGGGTGAATTGTCTATAAATGATATGAAATCGCACATAAAGCTGGCTCTTGGTCATGACAATGCAAAAGCGCGTAGAATAGTCCgttattttgacaaattttataacgaaaCAGACGCGGAACCTCTACAAGATATAGCTGCACACATTACAGGCGAAGTCACAAACACTACTGCAGATATCGATAGAATTGTTAGAGGGGCATTAAActtcattgtttttaaaaggTTGAGAAGTTTAAGTGATGACGAAAGAGAGAGTTTATTTAAAGCTATTCATACAATTATTAACGGTAAATACTATATCGTACGATCTAACAAGAACTTCGAAATACCGTCATATGAACCTGCCAACGAGAAGTTGCAAAAAACCAAAATGATATTGGAAAATAGCTATCAATCTAAACATGGGTTAGATGATAAAATGCCAGGTCCGAATTATCGTGCTCAGGAAAGAAGCGAGGAAGAAAtcaaaacaatagaaaatgtACCGAGTCActtcaatcaaaaatatttgttgacaGTTGAAGCCAAAGATGGCggcataaaaatatcaataccgcataaaaatgatgaaaaacaaaaatttaactcGGACCCAATTTTCCTTAATCGcaataaatttcacaaaagACGCTCAAAGAATCGTGCTTATAATCATATTGAATTAAGACGAAGGTCAGCAACAAATGAAAGCAGCGTAGAACTGTTGAAGAGAGAGGGAGACCTGTTGCTCAAACAAGTTGAGAGTGAATTTAATAAGATCTACAATAATTCTCAAGTCAAAGCTTCCATTCAATGA
- the LOC128682071 gene encoding uncharacterized protein LOC128682071 isoform X3 has protein sequence METSFLIRPSDLIKQDSVINSLRNLFFGLEKHFRTEPKLAQSGASQPEFAQSELSQSEASQPEFVQSGPAQSELSRSGASQPDFFQSEIAEPEFVQSELAEPEFRAQKSGELTRFLEYVGEKLIKRDDAYLRQLIDALRLAVHDFYDRSNMTSYFKTKSDEFKLTNLVDSWGELSINDMKSHIKLALGHDNAKARRIVRYFDKFYNETDAEPLQDIAAHITGEVTNTTADIDRIVRGALNFIVFKRLRSLSDDERESLFKAIHTIINGKYYIVRSNKNFEIPSYEPANEKLQKTKMILENSYQSKHGLDDKMPGPNYRAQERSEEEIKTIENVPSHFNQKYLLTVEAKDGGIKISIPHKNDEKQKFNSDPIFLNRNKFHKRRSKNRAYNHIELRRRSATNESSVELLKREGDLLLKQVESEFNKIYNNSQVKASIQ, from the coding sequence ATGGAAACCTCATTCTTAATTCGTCCCAGCGATTTGATCAAGCAAGACTCAGTGATAAACAGTTTAAGAAATTTATTCTTTGGCTTGGAAAAGCATTTCAGAACTGAACCAAAATTAGCTCAATCAGGAGCATCTCAACCCGAATTTGCTCAATCGGAATTATCGCAATCAGAAGCATCTCAACCAGAATTTGTTCAATCAGGACCAGCTCAATCGGAATTATCTCGATCAGGTGCATCTCAACCTGACTTTTTTCAATCAGAAATAGCTGAACCAGAATTTGTTCAATCTGAATTAGCGGAACCAGAATTCAGAGCCCAAAAATCAGGCGAACTCACAAGATTCTTAGAATACGTCGGagaaaaattgataaaacgaGACGATGCGTATTTGAGACAGTTAATAGACGCCCTGAGATTGGCCGTTCATGACTTCTATGACCGATCAAACATGACATCGTATTTTAAGACTAAATCCGACGAATTTAAGCTAACGAATCTAGTTGATAGTTGGGGTGAATTGTCTATAAATGATATGAAATCGCACATAAAGCTGGCTCTTGGTCATGACAATGCAAAAGCGCGTAGAATAGTCCgttattttgacaaattttataacgaaaCAGACGCGGAACCTCTACAAGATATAGCTGCACACATTACAGGCGAAGTCACAAACACTACTGCAGATATCGATAGAATTGTTAGAGGGGCATTAAActtcattgtttttaaaaggTTGAGAAGTTTAAGTGATGACGAAAGAGAGAGTTTATTTAAAGCTATTCATACAATTATTAACGGTAAATACTATATCGTACGATCTAACAAGAACTTCGAAATACCGTCATATGAACCTGCCAACGAGAAGTTGCAAAAAACCAAAATGATATTGGAAAATAGCTATCAATCTAAACATGGGTTAGATGATAAAATGCCAGGTCCGAATTATCGTGCTCAGGAAAGAAGCGAGGAAGAAAtcaaaacaatagaaaatgtACCGAGTCActtcaatcaaaaatatttgttgacaGTTGAAGCCAAAGATGGCggcataaaaatatcaataccgcataaaaatgatgaaaaacaaaaatttaactcGGACCCAATTTTCCTTAATCGcaataaatttcacaaaagACGCTCAAAGAATCGTGCTTATAATCATATTGAATTAAGACGAAGGTCAGCAACAAATGAAAGCAGCGTAGAACTGTTGAAGAGAGAGGGAGACCTGTTGCTCAAACAAGTTGAGAGTGAATTTAATAAGATCTACAATAATTCTCAAGTCAAAGCTTCCATTCAATGA